One genomic region from Hyalangium ruber encodes:
- a CDS encoding MFS transporter, with protein MKFLRDLRSVMNLTVLVAGLGYFVDLFDITLFGVVRSASLKDIGITDPAEILQKGILIYNCQMVGMMVGGLLWGVLGDKRGRLSVMFGSILLYSFANIGNAFAWDVTSYAVFRFLGGVGLAGELGAAITLVAESLPKDKRGLGTTIVATLGMLGIVAAALVGQYLQWKTAYLTGGVMGLALLFARFKVSESELFTKKMDPSRANPFLLLQGGRFFKYICCILIGVPIYFTTGILFTFAPELTAGLNVQGTVTAGNAILAGSIGLTIGDLLAGVFSQLLKSRKRAVALNLCAGFALMLMYGLVPGLTSTMVYVLSFLIGITVGYWAVLVTMAAEQYGTNIRATVATTVPNFVRGSAAIAASGFGFLKGHIGVSNAALTIGSICFTLALLSLTRIEETFHRDLDFEEHAKGEGP; from the coding sequence ATGAAATTCCTGCGAGATCTCCGCTCGGTGATGAACCTCACCGTGCTGGTGGCCGGGCTCGGATACTTCGTCGATCTGTTCGACATCACCTTGTTCGGCGTGGTGCGCTCCGCCTCTCTCAAGGACATCGGGATCACCGACCCGGCCGAGATCCTCCAGAAGGGCATCCTCATCTACAACTGCCAGATGGTCGGCATGATGGTCGGCGGCCTGCTGTGGGGCGTGCTCGGCGACAAGCGGGGCCGCCTCTCGGTGATGTTCGGCTCGATCCTGCTGTACTCGTTCGCCAACATCGGCAACGCGTTCGCCTGGGACGTGACGAGCTATGCGGTCTTCCGCTTCCTGGGCGGCGTGGGCCTCGCGGGTGAGCTCGGGGCGGCGATCACCCTGGTGGCCGAGTCCCTGCCCAAGGACAAGCGCGGTCTGGGCACGACGATCGTCGCGACGCTGGGCATGCTGGGCATCGTCGCGGCGGCGCTCGTGGGCCAGTACCTGCAGTGGAAGACGGCGTACCTGACCGGTGGCGTGATGGGCCTGGCGTTGCTGTTCGCGCGCTTCAAGGTCTCCGAGTCCGAGCTCTTCACCAAGAAGATGGACCCCTCCCGGGCCAACCCCTTCCTGCTGCTGCAGGGCGGGCGCTTCTTCAAATACATCTGCTGCATCCTGATCGGCGTGCCCATCTACTTCACGACGGGCATCCTGTTCACGTTCGCCCCGGAGCTGACCGCGGGCTTGAACGTGCAGGGCACGGTGACGGCGGGCAATGCCATCCTGGCCGGTTCAATCGGTCTGACGATTGGCGACCTGCTGGCGGGTGTCTTCAGCCAGTTGCTCAAGAGCCGCAAGCGCGCCGTGGCGCTGAACCTGTGCGCCGGGTTCGCCCTGATGCTCATGTATGGCCTGGTGCCGGGGCTCACCAGCACCATGGTCTATGTGCTGAGCTTCCTGATCGGCATCACGGTGGGGTACTGGGCGGTGCTGGTCACCATGGCCGCCGAGCAGTACGGGACCAACATCCGCGCCACCGTGGCGACGACGGTGCCCAACTTCGTGCGCGGTTCGGCGGCGATCGCGGCCAGCGGCTTCGGCTTCCTGAAGGGCCACATCGGCGTCTCGAACGCGGCCCTGACGATTGGAAGCATTTGCTTCACCCTGGCGCTGCTGTCGCTCACGCGCATCGAGGAGACGTTCCACCGAGACCTCGACTTCGAGGAGCACGCGAAGGGCGAGGGTCCGTGA
- a CDS encoding sigma-54-dependent Fis family transcriptional regulator, with translation MRLEELDLRELLQFEPKGGILRFAGQRALLLDAVALGLLRKQLIDTLGLAGARALLTRFGYALGRRTAETLKDSFPWDSPDEWRRAGGRLHRLQGLVIFEPIHREGPVENAPFAEGLWNESFEAEQHLLHIGLSEEPVCWTLCGFASGYLSYGQGRPMYCIEERCRGKGDATCVMVGRPREEWGEEVAAQLVYFEKDGLDETLSRVTQALKNTERTLRAKKRELARTEGEEGPKDSLGKSPAMRRVRDLAERVAQVDSTVLITGESGVGKEVLARFIHERSVRAAGPFVAINCGAVPENLLESELFGHTRGSFTGATQDRTGLFEAAQGGTLFLDELGEVPLSMQVKILRALQEREIRRVGENTHRSVDVRVLAATNKDLTAEIRAGRFRQDLYYRLRVVEIRIPPLRERHDDILALARMFLARSASRLQRKVSGLSPEAANQLLRHPWPGNVRELENTLERAVVLTQGNCIEVQDLPDEIRGAVTPVYTPDNLRSLEEVERDYILAVLEAMGGNKLKAAEKLKIGTSTLFRKLKQYQGASDGTGST, from the coding sequence ATGCGCTTGGAAGAGCTGGACCTGCGGGAGCTGCTTCAGTTCGAGCCGAAGGGGGGAATCCTTCGCTTCGCGGGCCAGCGGGCCCTCTTGCTCGACGCGGTGGCCCTGGGGCTGCTGCGCAAGCAGCTCATCGACACCCTGGGGCTGGCGGGGGCGCGGGCCCTGCTCACCCGGTTCGGCTATGCCCTGGGCCGACGCACCGCCGAGACGTTGAAGGACTCCTTCCCGTGGGATTCCCCGGACGAGTGGCGGCGCGCGGGAGGTCGCCTGCATCGGCTCCAGGGGCTGGTGATTTTCGAGCCCATCCATCGCGAGGGACCCGTGGAGAATGCCCCTTTCGCCGAGGGGCTCTGGAACGAGTCGTTCGAGGCCGAGCAGCACCTGTTGCACATCGGGCTGTCCGAGGAGCCGGTCTGCTGGACGCTGTGCGGCTTCGCCAGCGGCTACTTGAGCTACGGCCAGGGGCGCCCCATGTACTGCATCGAGGAGCGGTGCCGGGGGAAGGGAGACGCGACCTGCGTCATGGTGGGCCGGCCTCGAGAGGAGTGGGGCGAGGAGGTCGCCGCTCAGCTCGTCTACTTCGAGAAGGATGGTCTCGATGAGACGCTCAGCCGGGTGACCCAGGCCCTGAAGAACACCGAGCGAACGCTGCGGGCAAAGAAGCGGGAGCTGGCTCGGACAGAAGGGGAGGAGGGCCCGAAGGACAGCCTGGGGAAGAGTCCGGCCATGCGGCGCGTGAGAGATCTCGCAGAGCGCGTGGCCCAGGTCGACTCGACGGTCCTCATCACCGGCGAGAGCGGCGTCGGCAAGGAGGTGCTGGCTCGCTTCATCCACGAGCGCTCGGTTCGCGCGGCGGGCCCCTTCGTGGCCATCAACTGTGGGGCGGTGCCCGAGAACCTGCTGGAGAGCGAGCTCTTCGGGCACACGCGGGGTTCGTTCACGGGCGCGACCCAGGACCGGACCGGGCTCTTCGAGGCCGCCCAGGGCGGCACGCTCTTCCTGGACGAGCTCGGAGAGGTGCCGCTCTCGATGCAGGTGAAGATCCTCCGCGCGCTCCAGGAGCGGGAGATCCGCCGCGTGGGGGAGAACACCCACCGCTCCGTCGACGTACGGGTGCTGGCGGCCACCAACAAGGATCTGACCGCGGAGATCCGCGCGGGGCGCTTCCGGCAGGACCTCTACTACCGGCTGCGCGTGGTGGAGATCCGCATCCCTCCGCTTCGAGAGCGGCATGACGACATCCTCGCGCTCGCGCGGATGTTCCTGGCGCGCTCCGCGTCACGGCTCCAGCGGAAGGTGTCCGGGCTCAGCCCCGAGGCCGCCAACCAGCTCCTGCGCCACCCCTGGCCGGGCAACGTGCGGGAGTTGGAGAACACCCTCGAGCGCGCCGTGGTGCTGACCCAGGGCAACTGCATCGAGGTCCAGGACCTGCCCGATGAAATCCGGGGCGCGGTCACTCCGGTCTACACGCCGGACAACCTCCGATCGCTGGAGGAGGTCGAGCGCGACTACATCCTCGCCGTGCTCGAGGCGATGGGGGGCAACAAGCTCAAGGCCGCCGAGAAGTTGAAGATCGGCACGTCCACCCTGTTCCGAAAGCTCAAGCAATATCAGGGCGCCTCGGACGGAACGGGGAGCACCTGA
- a CDS encoding amidohydrolase, whose amino-acid sequence MRSLKTLLSRTSHRLGVLAITASLFGACSHTASTTRGETHADLILHHGKVVTLDAENRIASAIAIRDGNVLAVGSDAEVERYRTGETQVIDLGGRTVIPGLNDSHIHVIRGGLNYNLELRWEGVPSLAKALELVRLQADRTPAGQWVRVVGGWSEFQFAERRLPTVAELNAAAPKTPVFVLYLYGKALLNQEALRVLGITKDTPNPPGGVIERDAQGNPTGMLVAKPDAFILYSTLGRLPKLSPEEQVNSTRQFMRELNRLGVTSTIDAGGGGQNFPDDYAVGTELAKRGELTLRIAYYLFAQKRGQELQDYQRWSTMTRPGTNADLLRPNGYEMEGAGENVLWEAADFENFLEPRPDLQAGMEPKLEEILSLFAEKGWPFRIHATYDESISRILDVIERVKEKRGLENLRFIIDHAETISERNLARVAKLGGGIAVQDRMAFQGEHFITRYGKEAASHTPPVKRMLELGIPVGLGTDATRVSSYNLWLSLHWLVSGKTLGGTALNAPEARLDRVTALRLATVGSAWFSGEEKLKGTLEPGRYADLAVLSGDYLSVPEDDIKSLESVLTVVGGKVVFAAGDFAPLGPAAAPAQPAWSPVSLPRN is encoded by the coding sequence ATGCGCTCGCTCAAAACCCTCCTGTCTCGCACCTCGCATCGACTCGGTGTCCTGGCGATCACCGCCAGCCTCTTCGGAGCCTGCAGCCACACCGCTTCCACGACCCGTGGCGAAACCCACGCCGACCTCATCCTCCACCATGGCAAGGTCGTCACCCTGGATGCGGAGAACCGGATCGCCTCCGCGATCGCCATCCGGGATGGCAATGTCCTCGCGGTGGGCAGTGACGCGGAGGTCGAGCGGTACCGCACCGGAGAGACCCAGGTGATCGACCTGGGCGGTCGCACGGTCATCCCCGGGCTGAACGACTCTCATATCCACGTCATCCGAGGGGGCCTCAACTACAACCTGGAGCTGCGCTGGGAAGGTGTCCCGAGCCTCGCCAAGGCGCTGGAGTTGGTCCGTCTCCAGGCGGACCGCACACCTGCCGGACAGTGGGTCCGCGTGGTGGGAGGCTGGTCGGAGTTCCAGTTCGCCGAGCGCCGCCTGCCCACGGTGGCCGAGCTGAACGCGGCCGCGCCGAAAACGCCGGTGTTCGTGCTGTACCTGTACGGCAAGGCGCTGCTGAACCAGGAGGCCCTGCGAGTGCTGGGCATCACCAAGGACACGCCGAACCCTCCGGGCGGGGTCATCGAGCGCGACGCACAGGGCAACCCCACGGGCATGCTGGTCGCCAAGCCGGATGCCTTCATCCTCTATTCGACCCTGGGGCGCTTGCCGAAGCTCTCGCCCGAGGAGCAGGTGAACTCCACGCGGCAGTTCATGCGCGAGCTCAACCGGCTGGGCGTGACGAGCACCATCGACGCGGGCGGCGGCGGGCAGAACTTCCCGGACGACTACGCGGTGGGCACGGAGCTGGCCAAGCGCGGTGAGCTGACGCTGCGCATCGCCTACTACCTCTTCGCGCAGAAGCGAGGCCAGGAGCTGCAGGACTACCAGCGGTGGTCGACGATGACGCGTCCGGGGACCAACGCGGACCTGCTGCGCCCCAACGGGTACGAGATGGAGGGCGCTGGCGAGAACGTGCTCTGGGAGGCCGCCGACTTCGAGAACTTCCTGGAGCCGAGGCCGGATCTTCAAGCGGGCATGGAGCCGAAGCTGGAGGAGATCTTGTCCCTGTTCGCGGAGAAGGGCTGGCCCTTCCGCATCCACGCCACCTATGACGAGTCCATCTCCCGCATCCTCGATGTCATCGAGCGGGTGAAGGAGAAGCGGGGCTTGGAGAACCTGCGCTTCATCATCGACCACGCGGAGACCATCTCCGAGCGCAACCTGGCGCGGGTGGCGAAGCTGGGCGGAGGCATCGCGGTGCAGGACCGCATGGCGTTCCAGGGCGAGCACTTCATCACCCGGTACGGGAAGGAGGCTGCCTCGCACACGCCGCCCGTGAAGCGAATGCTGGAGCTGGGGATTCCCGTGGGGCTGGGGACCGATGCCACGCGCGTGTCCAGCTACAACCTCTGGCTGTCGCTGCACTGGCTGGTGTCCGGCAAGACGCTCGGGGGCACCGCGCTCAACGCGCCCGAGGCGCGGCTGGACCGGGTGACGGCGCTGCGGCTGGCGACCGTGGGCAGCGCGTGGTTCTCCGGAGAGGAGAAGCTGAAGGGCACGCTGGAGCCGGGGCGGTATGCGGACCTGGCGGTCCTCTCCGGCGACTACCTGTCCGTGCCGGAGGACGACATCAAGTCCCTCGAGTCCGTACTCACGGTGGTGGGTGGCAAGGTGGTGTTCGCGGCGGGAGACTTCGCCCCGCTGGGTCCCGCCGCCGCTCCAGCGCAGCCGGCCTGGTCGCCCGTGTCGCTCCCTCGCAACTGA
- a CDS encoding alpha/beta fold hydrolase, producing the protein MPHLSRDGFELSYDVEGQGPPVLMIQGVGVIGEGWRPQVRALSQDFQVLCFDNRGLGKSGSGKGPLSIEAMAEDARALMDAMGWKSAHVMGHSMGGLIAQQLALDCPERVRSLSLMCTFARGRDGARVTPRILWMGLRTRIGTRGMRRRSLLQMLMSKAYLRSTPVDALADRMAPLMGRDLSENPPILMQQLQAMSRHHALERLGALARIPTLVVSAEEDPIALPAFGKQLAAAIPGARYVEIPDASHAVTIQKDGEINALLRRFLDETEKSLTPAG; encoded by the coding sequence ATGCCCCACCTGAGCCGCGATGGCTTCGAGCTCTCCTATGACGTGGAGGGCCAGGGCCCTCCCGTATTGATGATCCAGGGAGTGGGCGTCATCGGCGAGGGCTGGCGGCCCCAGGTGCGCGCCCTGTCCCAGGACTTCCAGGTCCTCTGCTTCGATAACCGGGGTTTGGGCAAGAGCGGCTCCGGAAAGGGGCCCCTGAGCATCGAGGCCATGGCGGAGGATGCGCGGGCCCTCATGGATGCCATGGGGTGGAAGTCGGCGCATGTCATGGGCCACTCGATGGGCGGCCTCATCGCCCAGCAGCTCGCGCTGGACTGTCCGGAGCGGGTGCGGAGCCTCTCTCTGATGTGTACGTTCGCCCGGGGCCGGGACGGGGCACGCGTCACGCCGCGGATCCTCTGGATGGGGCTGCGGACCCGGATTGGCACGCGCGGCATGCGGCGGCGGAGTCTGCTCCAGATGCTCATGTCGAAGGCGTACCTGCGGTCCACTCCGGTGGATGCGCTGGCGGACCGGATGGCGCCGCTGATGGGCAGAGACCTCTCGGAGAACCCGCCCATCCTCATGCAGCAACTCCAGGCGATGAGCCGGCACCACGCGCTCGAGCGGCTGGGCGCGTTGGCGCGGATTCCGACGCTGGTGGTGAGCGCGGAGGAGGATCCGATCGCGCTGCCCGCGTTCGGCAAGCAGCTCGCGGCGGCCATTCCCGGAGCGCGCTACGTCGAGATCCCCGATGCCTCACACGCGGTGACGATCCAGAAAGACGGAGAGATCAACGCGCTGCTCCGGCGTTTCCTGGATGAGACAGAGAAGTCCTTGACCCCAGCGGGGTAA
- a CDS encoding hydrolase, with amino-acid sequence MLVAGTSAFAQKATGKPSPRLLTPQNSAIILIDHQPQMAFAVQSIDRTLLTNNVTGLAKTAKIFNVPTILTTVAEKSFSGPLFPEITAVFPNVKPIDRTTMNSWEDANFIQAVKQTGRKKLVIAALWTEVCLIGPALSAIDEGYEVYIVTDASGGVSKEAHDMAVQRMVQAGAIPVTWMQVLLEYQRDWARQGTYEAVTSLAKQHGGAYGTGIFYAKTMLGEHANEGGASKSTSK; translated from the coding sequence ATGCTCGTAGCGGGAACGAGCGCTTTCGCGCAGAAGGCCACGGGCAAGCCCAGCCCGCGCCTGCTCACCCCGCAGAACTCGGCCATCATCCTCATCGATCACCAGCCGCAGATGGCGTTCGCGGTGCAGTCCATCGACCGCACGCTGCTCACCAACAACGTGACGGGGCTGGCGAAGACCGCGAAGATCTTCAATGTCCCGACCATCCTCACCACGGTGGCGGAGAAGAGCTTCAGCGGCCCTCTGTTCCCGGAGATCACGGCGGTCTTCCCGAACGTGAAGCCGATCGACCGCACCACGATGAACTCGTGGGAGGACGCCAACTTCATCCAGGCGGTGAAGCAGACGGGCCGCAAGAAGCTGGTCATCGCGGCGCTCTGGACCGAGGTGTGCCTCATCGGCCCCGCGCTGTCGGCCATCGACGAGGGCTATGAGGTCTACATCGTCACGGACGCGTCGGGCGGCGTGAGCAAGGAAGCGCACGACATGGCGGTGCAGCGCATGGTGCAGGCCGGCGCCATCCCGGTGACCTGGATGCAGGTGCTGCTCGAGTACCAGCGGGACTGGGCGCGCCAGGGCACCTACGAGGCGGTGACCTCGCTGGCGAAGCAGCACGGCGGCGCGTACGGCACGGGCATCTTCTACGCCAAGACGATGCTGGGTGAGCACGCCAACGAGGGCGGCGCCAGCAAGAGCACCAGCAAGTAA